The proteins below are encoded in one region of Mycobacterium sp. 3519A:
- a CDS encoding enoyl-CoA hydratase, with product MSDPVLVQVDDHVALVTVNDPERRNAVTAEISAALRAAVDAAEANPDVHALIVTGAGKAFCAGADLTALGAATEDGLRTIYDGFLAVANCALPTIAAVNGAAVGAGLNLALAADVRIAGPAALFDPRFQKLGIHPGGGATWMLQRAVGPQVARASLLFGMRFDAEAAVRYGLALQIADDPVAAARELAAGPAAAPRDVVLATKASMRATANPGVVDTDQHRIAVDTELGPQATSITSPEFAERLAAARRK from the coding sequence GTGTCCGATCCAGTTCTGGTCCAAGTCGACGACCACGTCGCCCTCGTCACCGTCAACGACCCCGAGCGCCGCAACGCCGTCACCGCGGAGATCTCGGCCGCCCTGCGTGCAGCGGTTGACGCCGCCGAGGCCAACCCCGACGTGCACGCCCTGATCGTCACGGGTGCGGGCAAGGCGTTCTGCGCCGGCGCGGACCTGACCGCACTCGGCGCCGCCACCGAGGACGGCCTGCGAACCATCTACGACGGTTTTCTCGCGGTGGCCAACTGCGCATTGCCGACCATCGCAGCAGTCAACGGCGCGGCGGTCGGCGCCGGACTGAACCTGGCCCTGGCCGCTGATGTCCGAATCGCCGGTCCCGCAGCACTTTTCGATCCACGCTTTCAGAAGCTGGGCATCCATCCCGGCGGCGGTGCCACCTGGATGCTGCAGCGCGCGGTCGGCCCGCAGGTAGCGCGCGCCTCCCTGCTGTTCGGGATGCGGTTCGATGCCGAGGCGGCGGTGCGCTACGGGCTTGCATTGCAGATCGCCGATGATCCGGTGGCGGCCGCGCGTGAACTCGCCGCCGGACCGGCCGCCGCGCCCCGCGACGTGGTCCTGGCCACCAAGGCGTCGATGCGCGCGACCGCCAACCCGGGCGTCGTCGACACCGATCAACATCGCATCGCGGTGGACACCGAACTGGGACCGCAAGCCACTTCGATCACGTCGCCCGAATTCGCCGAGAGGTTGGCCGCCGCGCGGCGAAAATGA
- a CDS encoding LuxR family transcriptional regulator: MHELEAIGELVAAVAQGRGGVLVIDGPPGIGKSRLLTEVLALAGKAGVRALFGEAFEYQQTVPFFALFMATLNADPPVGDAEALRRLGGSEDLRYWVVHDLADAIREAAAQTPLVIVLEDIHWADNGTLMALRSLASVRSDAQVLWVLTARTGAGGPAVQETLSVLQRANATFLRLEAMTPDAVADMVSDVVRAKADASLLNLAAKAHGNPFLVSELVGGLGEEGRLNLSDGRAMVTGDQLPRRLGATMHQRLDLLSGAASEVVRVAAVLPDRFSAGLLAAMLDRQPVSLLSALEEAVRADLLIEDGDHLRFRHDLLREATRQSLPQSLRRAMERQSASVMLGMGAAPAEVATQLARSAEPGDMEAVDALRQAAQSLGHSDAGGAADLTKRALQLMPADHGDYGSLVAETVEWLNRASRYGEAQELGAVALGQAALPEAEAEIRLRLQTHTKHTTQWRVAESRRALQLSGISEVTRARHLAWLAYNLVLEDRSGQWRTAADEATAAAAATGDLEATIVAGATHALLDSGEGYALRAIGRFEQLRQLAYTNETALAHAYVGMFHAGLLAVVGRLDDATARVAEGIGQARRERNSLALATWAVYSGWVHLAAGRLAAAREAAESLPPPQPTGATEQDVHRMLTLAEVAAHTDDRNLLQQTANDARDAHSIGSPGQRRACAYVLTRAAWYRNDIHEAARWLGDINLLGTPLFPHALVRLILGARVASAAGDAGLRARVLQATEVLEREQPPAPLLAAVAGYARAILERDAEALVAVADMLRTSSRPLLYASAAEDAGEELNRAERDAEGLDQLNAAFDTYIECGAVADARRVGRRLRRLGVGRRIVAQPRAKTGWDSLTDSELTVVNLIAEGATNREVAQRLHLSAHTVKTHLHNAFAKLGVTSRGQLRQLMRGAD, from the coding sequence GTGCACGAGCTCGAGGCGATCGGAGAACTGGTTGCTGCGGTGGCTCAGGGCCGCGGTGGTGTACTGGTCATCGACGGCCCGCCGGGTATTGGGAAGAGCCGGTTGTTGACCGAGGTCCTGGCGCTCGCTGGGAAGGCCGGTGTGCGGGCGCTGTTCGGTGAGGCGTTCGAGTATCAGCAGACGGTGCCGTTTTTCGCGTTGTTCATGGCGACGCTCAACGCCGATCCCCCTGTAGGTGACGCCGAGGCGTTGCGCAGGTTGGGCGGCTCGGAGGATCTGCGTTATTGGGTGGTGCACGATCTGGCGGATGCGATTCGTGAGGCGGCTGCGCAAACCCCCTTGGTGATTGTGTTGGAGGACATTCACTGGGCAGACAACGGAACCCTGATGGCTCTGCGGTCGCTCGCCAGCGTGCGCTCGGACGCGCAGGTGTTGTGGGTGTTGACCGCCCGCACCGGGGCAGGTGGGCCTGCGGTGCAGGAGACGTTGTCGGTGCTGCAACGCGCGAATGCCACATTCTTGCGATTGGAGGCCATGACGCCGGACGCGGTCGCCGACATGGTGAGCGACGTGGTGCGCGCGAAAGCGGATGCGTCGCTGTTGAACCTGGCCGCCAAGGCGCACGGAAACCCGTTTCTGGTCAGCGAACTCGTCGGGGGGCTCGGCGAGGAGGGCCGGCTCAATCTGTCTGACGGCCGGGCGATGGTCACGGGAGACCAGTTACCGCGGCGTTTGGGTGCCACGATGCATCAGCGACTGGACCTGCTTTCCGGTGCGGCGTCAGAGGTCGTGCGGGTAGCTGCGGTGCTGCCGGACCGGTTCTCGGCTGGGCTGTTGGCGGCGATGCTCGACCGTCAGCCGGTGTCGTTGCTGTCGGCGCTGGAGGAGGCGGTGCGTGCGGATCTGCTCATCGAAGACGGGGACCATTTGAGGTTTCGGCATGACCTGTTGCGTGAGGCCACCCGGCAGTCGTTGCCGCAATCGCTGCGCCGTGCGATGGAACGGCAGTCGGCCTCGGTGATGTTGGGGATGGGCGCGGCCCCCGCCGAGGTGGCTACCCAGCTGGCTCGTAGCGCAGAGCCAGGAGATATGGAAGCGGTGGATGCGTTGCGCCAAGCCGCCCAATCGTTGGGCCACAGTGATGCCGGTGGAGCAGCGGACCTGACCAAGCGAGCACTGCAATTGATGCCTGCCGACCATGGTGATTACGGGTCACTCGTCGCTGAAACAGTGGAGTGGCTCAATCGGGCCAGTCGCTATGGCGAGGCGCAAGAGCTTGGTGCCGTGGCGCTCGGGCAGGCGGCCCTACCTGAAGCCGAGGCCGAGATCCGCCTCCGCCTTCAGACGCATACCAAGCACACCACCCAGTGGCGGGTAGCGGAGAGCCGCCGAGCGCTGCAGTTGAGCGGCATCAGCGAAGTCACTCGGGCGCGGCATCTGGCGTGGTTGGCCTACAACCTGGTGTTGGAAGACAGGAGTGGGCAATGGCGCACCGCGGCCGACGAAGCTACCGCCGCTGCGGCAGCCACCGGTGATCTCGAAGCCACTATCGTGGCCGGGGCCACCCACGCTTTGCTCGATTCCGGTGAGGGATACGCGCTCCGCGCAATAGGCCGTTTCGAACAGCTTCGCCAACTCGCCTACACCAATGAGACGGCGTTGGCGCATGCCTACGTCGGGATGTTCCACGCAGGCCTGCTGGCTGTCGTCGGCCGATTGGACGACGCGACCGCGAGGGTCGCCGAAGGCATTGGGCAGGCCCGCCGGGAACGCAACTCGTTGGCCCTCGCTACCTGGGCTGTCTACAGCGGGTGGGTCCACCTCGCTGCAGGCCGGCTGGCGGCTGCTCGCGAAGCCGCTGAATCGCTGCCGCCCCCACAGCCGACAGGCGCGACCGAGCAGGATGTGCATCGAATGCTGACCCTCGCCGAGGTCGCGGCGCACACCGATGACCGAAACTTGTTGCAGCAGACGGCGAATGACGCACGCGATGCCCACTCCATCGGTTCACCCGGCCAACGTCGAGCATGCGCGTATGTGCTGACGCGAGCGGCGTGGTATCGCAACGACATTCATGAAGCAGCGCGTTGGCTCGGCGACATCAACCTGTTGGGAACACCCCTTTTTCCCCATGCACTGGTTCGGCTGATCTTGGGCGCCCGGGTGGCCTCGGCCGCCGGCGATGCCGGTTTGCGTGCACGGGTCTTACAGGCCACCGAGGTGCTTGAGCGCGAGCAGCCACCGGCGCCGCTGTTGGCGGCGGTGGCCGGATACGCCCGCGCGATTCTCGAGCGTGATGCCGAGGCTTTGGTGGCCGTTGCGGACATGCTTCGCACGTCCTCGCGACCGCTTCTTTACGCCAGTGCAGCCGAGGATGCCGGCGAGGAGTTGAATCGCGCGGAGCGCGACGCTGAGGGGCTTGACCAGCTCAATGCGGCGTTCGACACCTACATCGAGTGCGGGGCGGTCGCCGATGCCCGCAGGGTGGGCCGGAGGCTGCGCAGATTGGGCGTGGGCCGGCGCATCGTCGCACAACCGCGAGCGAAAACAGGCTGGGACAGCCTCACCGATTCTGAACTGACGGTCGTCAATCTCATCGCAGAAGGGGCGACCAACCGTGAGGTCGCACAGCGGCTGCACCTCTCCGCCCATACGGTGAAAACCCACCTGCACAATGCGTTCGCCAAGCTCGGCGTCACTTCCCGCGGCCAGTTGAGACAGCTCATGCGCGGCGCTGACTAA
- a CDS encoding MFS transporter, whose product MSVAAALGTASSYPLQPAIADVAASTHASLATIGVALACGPLGYLVGLGLLVPLVDRFSPRRVLSTQFGALGVALGVNAAVGTPWLLGLVVAVIGAGSSVGAQLSSVAGRFALPARRATILGIVTAGISAGILAGRMVGGWLNDEIGWRGTVLVLAVACAVVALAAHSLLPTAPGVVHSGYLATLRGLPALYMRAPLLLAAGRGTLWFFAFCAVWSGLAVALSQPPYSYSSQRIGGYALAGLLGIVATRVAGAWTDRVGARRVLMVGLALALAATAALGTYLSNTAITLVCLGLFDAGLFAAQVANQSTVLAIDPAAPARYNSAYMLVYFVGGTLGTAFGAAAVDWLGWQATTGVAAGAIVVAMMITAANRH is encoded by the coding sequence ATGTCGGTTGCGGCCGCCCTGGGCACGGCCAGTAGCTACCCGCTGCAACCCGCGATCGCGGACGTCGCCGCATCGACACACGCCTCGCTTGCGACGATCGGAGTCGCGTTGGCGTGCGGCCCGCTCGGCTACCTCGTCGGGCTCGGCTTGCTGGTTCCGCTGGTCGACCGGTTCTCGCCAAGGCGCGTGCTGTCAACGCAATTCGGTGCGCTCGGTGTGGCGTTGGGCGTCAACGCGGCCGTCGGCACACCGTGGCTGCTCGGCCTGGTCGTCGCCGTGATCGGCGCCGGATCGTCGGTGGGTGCGCAGTTGAGTTCGGTCGCTGGGCGCTTCGCCCTGCCGGCGCGACGCGCCACCATTCTGGGGATCGTCACCGCGGGCATTTCCGCCGGGATCCTCGCCGGCCGGATGGTCGGTGGCTGGCTGAACGACGAAATCGGCTGGCGTGGAACAGTTCTTGTGCTCGCGGTCGCGTGCGCGGTCGTCGCGCTTGCCGCCCACTCCCTGTTGCCAACGGCACCGGGAGTGGTTCATTCCGGTTATCTGGCCACGCTGCGCGGGCTGCCTGCGCTGTACATGCGCGCACCGCTTCTACTGGCGGCCGGCCGTGGAACATTGTGGTTCTTCGCGTTTTGCGCGGTGTGGTCAGGGCTGGCGGTGGCGCTGTCGCAGCCCCCGTACTCGTACTCGTCGCAGCGCATCGGCGGGTACGCGCTGGCGGGACTGCTTGGCATCGTCGCCACCAGGGTGGCCGGGGCGTGGACGGACAGAGTGGGGGCACGAAGGGTGTTGATGGTCGGGCTCGCGCTCGCGCTGGCCGCGACGGCGGCGCTGGGAACTTACCTGTCCAACACCGCCATCACGTTGGTGTGCCTCGGCCTGTTCGACGCGGGCCTGTTCGCGGCGCAGGTCGCCAACCAGAGCACCGTGCTCGCGATCGACCCGGCCGCACCGGCCCGGTACAACAGCGCCTACATGCTCGTCTACTTCGTTGGCGGCACGCTCGGCACTGCGTTCGGGGCGGCCGCGGTCGACTGGTTGGGTTGGCAGGCAACCACCGGCGTTGCCGCAGGCGCCATCGTTGTCGCGATGATGATCACCGCCGCGAACCGGCACTAG
- a CDS encoding alpha/beta hydrolase has product MSMPAAQSRSPRPNLRGASARKPRRHAVGAGRIVEVVHDNPSTAGRIAWLSARLMIRPTLSAGSYLPSAPWPWGVVEFAARTISPTPGTVRERIQLAHCTAQLVRANGVLPADGLRRVVLYLHGGAFLTGGPYSHGRLVSTLSSFADSPVLVPDYRKVPKHSVRDAVDDCHDGYRRLRETGYEPDQIVLAGDSAGGYLGFALAQRLLECGERPAALVAMSPLLHLAGRAKTAHPNTASDAMFPPRAFDAFQRLITRASGSAPLYEPLENIGPGLPPTLIHVSGSEVLLHDAQLAAQRLAAVGVPVEVQIWPGQVHVFQLAAPMIPEATRSMRQIGRYIRQATG; this is encoded by the coding sequence ATGAGCATGCCCGCAGCACAGTCACGATCGCCGCGCCCAAACCTGAGGGGAGCCAGTGCGCGAAAGCCTCGACGACATGCGGTTGGCGCAGGCAGGATCGTCGAGGTCGTCCACGACAACCCCAGCACGGCGGGGCGTATCGCGTGGCTGAGCGCCCGCCTGATGATTCGACCCACTTTGAGCGCGGGCAGCTATCTGCCCTCGGCACCCTGGCCGTGGGGCGTCGTCGAGTTCGCCGCACGAACCATCTCGCCGACACCGGGCACGGTGCGCGAGCGCATCCAGCTCGCGCATTGCACCGCGCAACTCGTCCGCGCCAACGGAGTGCTCCCAGCCGACGGCCTCCGCCGAGTCGTGCTCTATCTCCACGGCGGGGCGTTCCTCACCGGCGGCCCCTACTCGCACGGTCGACTGGTAAGCACGTTGTCCAGCTTTGCCGACAGCCCGGTACTGGTACCCGACTATCGCAAGGTCCCAAAACATTCTGTCCGCGACGCCGTCGACGACTGCCACGACGGCTACCGGCGGCTGCGCGAGACGGGCTATGAACCCGACCAGATCGTGCTGGCCGGCGATTCTGCAGGCGGCTACCTGGGATTCGCGCTAGCGCAACGCCTCCTTGAGTGCGGCGAGCGGCCCGCAGCGCTGGTGGCCATGTCACCGCTGCTGCACCTGGCCGGACGAGCCAAGACCGCCCATCCGAACACCGCCTCGGATGCGATGTTTCCGCCCCGAGCATTCGACGCCTTCCAACGTCTGATCACACGTGCGAGTGGTTCCGCCCCGCTGTACGAACCACTCGAAAACATCGGCCCCGGATTGCCGCCTACGTTGATTCATGTCTCCGGCTCCGAGGTACTGCTGCATGATGCGCAGCTCGCCGCCCAACGACTTGCCGCCGTCGGCGTGCCTGTCGAAGTGCAGATATGGCCAGGCCAGGTGCACGTATTCCAGCTCGCCGCGCCGATGATCCCGGAAGCAACCCGCTCAATGCGCCAGATCGGTCGCTACATCCGGCAAGCGACCGGATGA
- a CDS encoding AAA family ATPase, which yields MGPPTGLYDIGGQRLVTPPIRGRAHELEVVGALVAAVAQGRGGVLVIEGPPGIGKSRLLTEVLALAGKAGVRALFGEAFEYQQTVPFFALFMATLNADPPVGDAEALRGLGGSEDLRYWVVHDLADAIRAAAAHTPMVIVLEDIHWADNGTLMALRSLARVRSDAQVLWVLTARTGAGGPAVQETLSALQRANATFLRLAAMASDAVADMVCDAVRARADTRLLELTAKAYGNPFLISELIGGLEEEGRLTLSEGRATVTGHELPRRLGATMHQRLDLLSGEASSIVRVAAVLPDRFSAGLLAAMLDRSPASLLSAVEEAVRADLLVEDGQRLKFRHDLLREATRQSLPQSLRRAMERQSASVMLRMGVAPAEVAAQLARSAEPGDRQAIDALRQAAQSVGHSDASAAADLSKRALELLSADDAEHGSLVAETVELLNRASRYRESEDIAVAALSEAATPEEEAEIRLRVPTINMHSVQRRVEENRRALQLGGISEVTRARHLALLAYNLLYDQSRLHHRAANEAAAAAASTGDLESTIVADVTLACLDCADGYADRALRRLEKARALDRASDPTAAHDLLAAHYANLLAVVGRLDEAAAQIAYGKEQARREHNAMALDIWGDIDAWVHLAAGRLSSARAVVESPQGEARTGGTDLDMIRMALLAEVAVHTGDRNLLQRMVNDARNAYPTGGSTVRRAAAHVLALTAWHRHDLDDAMRWLGDISLLATPLTPEVLNLVILGARVASAAGDAGLRARVLQATEALEREQPRAQLFSGVATCARAILERDAQSLVAAAGLLESTARPLLYAGAAEDAGVELARIDRADEAVDRLNAAFDTYLECGAVADARRVARELRQLGVERRVVQRRPKTGWDSLTDSELTVVQLIAEGATNRSVAERLKLSPHTVKTHLHNAFAKLGIASRAELVQFVRPPSD from the coding sequence ATGGGGCCTCCAACCGGTCTCTACGACATCGGCGGCCAGCGTCTGGTCACTCCGCCGATTCGTGGACGAGCGCACGAGCTCGAGGTGGTCGGTGCGCTGGTTGCTGCGGTGGCTCAGGGGCGCGGGGGCGTATTGGTGATCGAGGGGCCGCCGGGTATTGGGAAGAGCCGGTTGTTGACCGAGGTCCTGGCGCTCGCTGGGAAGGCCGGTGTGCGGGCGCTGTTCGGTGAGGCGTTCGAGTATCAGCAGACGGTGCCGTTTTTCGCGTTGTTCATGGCGACGCTCAACGCCGATCCCCCTGTAGGTGACGCCGAGGCGTTGCGCGGGTTGGGCGGCTCGGAGGATCTGCGTTATTGGGTGGTGCACGATCTGGCCGACGCAATCCGTGCAGCCGCCGCGCACACGCCGATGGTGATTGTGTTGGAGGACATTCACTGGGCGGATAACGGGACCCTGATGGCGCTGCGGTCGCTCGCAAGGGTGCGCTCGGACGCGCAGGTGTTGTGGGTGTTGACCGCCCGCACCGGGGCTGGTGGGCCTGCGGTGCAGGAGACGTTGTCGGCGCTGCAGCGCGCGAATGCGACGTTCTTGCGATTGGCGGCTATGGCATCCGATGCAGTCGCCGACATGGTCTGCGACGCGGTGCGTGCGCGGGCGGATACCCGGCTCTTGGAACTGACCGCGAAGGCGTACGGAAATCCTTTTTTGATCAGCGAACTGATAGGCGGGCTGGAGGAGGAAGGGCGGCTCACCTTGTCCGAGGGCCGTGCGACGGTCACCGGGCACGAGTTGCCACGGCGTCTGGGCGCAACAATGCACCAGCGACTAGATCTGCTTTCCGGCGAAGCGTCGTCGATAGTGCGGGTAGCGGCTGTGCTCCCCGACCGGTTTTCGGCCGGGTTGCTGGCCGCGATGCTCGATCGGTCGCCGGCGTCCTTGCTGTCAGCGGTGGAGGAGGCGGTGCGCGCGGATCTTCTTGTCGAAGACGGTCAGCGGCTGAAGTTTCGTCATGACTTGCTGCGCGAGGCCACCCGCCAGTCCCTGCCCCAGTCACTGCGGCGGGCGATGGAGCGCCAGTCGGCCTCGGTCATGCTGCGAATGGGCGTAGCTCCGGCCGAGGTCGCCGCCCAACTCGCGCGCAGCGCCGAGCCAGGGGACAGGCAGGCGATCGACGCGCTTCGCCAGGCCGCACAATCGGTTGGCCACAGCGACGCCAGTGCGGCGGCGGACTTGAGCAAGCGCGCACTGGAACTGCTGTCCGCAGATGACGCTGAGCACGGGTCACTGGTTGCAGAAACCGTGGAATTGCTCAACCGCGCCAGCCGCTATCGCGAGTCCGAGGACATAGCCGTTGCGGCCCTTTCAGAGGCGGCGACGCCCGAAGAGGAGGCGGAGATCCGTCTCCGGGTCCCAACGATCAACATGCACAGTGTTCAGCGGCGGGTAGAGGAGAACCGTCGTGCACTGCAGTTGGGCGGCATCAGCGAGGTCACTCGAGCACGACATCTCGCGTTGCTGGCCTACAACCTGCTGTACGACCAAAGTCGATTGCACCATAGGGCGGCAAACGAGGCCGCTGCGGCAGCAGCATCAACCGGTGATCTCGAGTCGACGATCGTGGCCGATGTGACACTCGCTTGTCTGGACTGCGCGGACGGGTATGCGGACCGCGCCCTACGTCGTCTCGAGAAGGCCCGCGCGCTCGATCGCGCAAGCGATCCGACGGCTGCTCATGACTTGCTGGCGGCGCATTATGCGAACTTGCTGGCGGTAGTGGGGCGACTCGACGAGGCAGCGGCTCAGATCGCCTACGGAAAAGAGCAAGCACGCAGGGAACACAACGCGATGGCACTCGATATCTGGGGCGACATCGACGCATGGGTCCATCTGGCGGCAGGCCGGTTGTCATCGGCGCGCGCCGTCGTGGAATCGCCGCAGGGCGAAGCGCGGACGGGCGGGACCGACCTCGACATGATTCGCATGGCGCTTCTGGCCGAAGTGGCCGTGCACACGGGCGACCGAAACTTGTTGCAACGAATGGTCAATGACGCGCGCAACGCCTACCCGACCGGCGGATCTACAGTACGTCGGGCAGCCGCGCACGTTCTCGCGCTGACGGCGTGGCACCGCCACGATCTGGACGACGCGATGCGTTGGCTTGGCGATATCTCCCTGCTCGCGACACCACTGACGCCGGAGGTTCTGAATCTTGTGATCCTAGGTGCGCGGGTGGCCTCGGCCGCCGGTGATGCCGGCCTGCGGGCACGGGTGCTGCAGGCCACCGAGGCGCTTGAGCGCGAGCAGCCACGGGCGCAGCTGTTCTCTGGGGTTGCCACCTGCGCCCGCGCGATACTCGAACGAGACGCGCAGTCGTTGGTAGCCGCCGCGGGGTTACTGGAATCGACGGCGCGTCCGCTTCTCTACGCCGGTGCCGCCGAGGATGCTGGCGTTGAACTCGCGCGCATCGATCGCGCTGACGAGGCGGTTGATCGGCTCAACGCAGCTTTCGACACCTACCTCGAGTGCGGTGCGGTCGCCGATGCGCGCCGGGTGGCACGTGAGTTGCGGCAGTTGGGTGTGGAACGGCGCGTCGTCCAACGGCGGCCCAAAACGGGCTGGGACAGCCTCACCGATTCGGAACTGACGGTCGTCCAGTTGATCGCAGAAGGCGCAACCAACCGCTCCGTGGCCGAGCGACTGAAGTTATCGCCTCACACGGTGAAAACGCATCTGCATAATGCCTTCGCCAAGCTCGGCATCGCGTCTCGCGCCGAACTCGTGCAGTTCGTCCGGCCCCCATCCGATTGA
- a CDS encoding phosphoenolpyruvate carboxylase, which yields MRKAAALAWRSTQPNADAAMGNVPAIEDQLKTLKPVCSAQRVSTGIACGAPAVAVAEIHPIDGCEQQGLSPSGDLIEILCQSCLTALQGAMATYVGDKRETASRSGTRPSCSTCGRLTQYLPSVFTVRPIGSNGLTP from the coding sequence ATGCGGAAGGCTGCCGCCCTCGCCTGGCGCTCGACGCAACCGAACGCAGATGCAGCCATGGGCAATGTCCCGGCGATTGAGGATCAACTCAAAACGCTGAAGCCCGTCTGCAGCGCCCAGCGGGTGTCGACTGGAATTGCATGTGGCGCACCGGCGGTGGCCGTCGCGGAAATTCACCCGATCGACGGATGCGAGCAGCAAGGGTTGAGCCCGAGCGGTGACCTCATTGAGATCCTGTGCCAATCCTGCCTGACGGCTTTGCAAGGGGCGATGGCGACTTACGTGGGGGACAAACGTGAGACGGCGTCCCGATCCGGGACCCGGCCGTCGTGCAGCACCTGCGGACGTCTCACCCAATACCTGCCCAGCGTGTTCACTGTGCGCCCGATCGGGTCCAACGGACTGACGCCATGA